A genomic segment from Marinobacter subterrani encodes:
- the benB gene encoding benzoate 1,2-dioxygenase small subunit, whose translation MSLSYHDIEQFIIREARFLDDREWDKWLECYHEDVTYWMPAWDDNDELTEDPQSEISLIYYSNKEGLEDRVYRIKTERSGASSMPEPRTTHFTSNLEILSQSDSEVKFRFNWLTKAYRYKKSAEFFGTSFYTLDITGEQPLIREKRMVLSNDCINQVLDVYHL comes from the coding sequence ATGAGCCTGAGCTATCACGACATTGAGCAGTTCATCATTCGCGAAGCCCGCTTCCTGGACGACCGCGAGTGGGACAAGTGGCTGGAATGCTACCACGAGGACGTCACCTACTGGATGCCGGCGTGGGACGACAATGATGAGCTGACCGAGGATCCGCAAAGCGAGATCTCACTCATCTACTACTCGAATAAGGAAGGCCTGGAAGACAGGGTCTACCGGATCAAGACTGAAAGATCCGGGGCCAGCTCCATGCCGGAGCCACGCACCACGCATTTCACCAGCAACCTGGAGATCCTGTCCCAGAGTGACAGTGAGGTGAAGTTCCGGTTCAACTGGCTGACCAAGGCTTATCGCTACAAGAAATCGGCCGAATTCTTCGGAACCTCCTTCTACACCCTGGACATCACCGGCGAACAGCCGTTGATCCGGGAGAAGCGAATGGTTCTGAGCAACGATTGCA